A section of the Humulus lupulus chromosome 2, drHumLupu1.1, whole genome shotgun sequence genome encodes:
- the LOC133815175 gene encoding uncharacterized protein LOC133815175 has protein sequence MANNIREDINNDYGIELSYGKAWRCREMALEYVRGTLEASYEKLPSYMFMLQQKNIRMLIDFFIEYDRFKYCFFSVGLSKREFRTCCPVLCVDDTFLKTKYGRQMLCLVALDANNHMYLIAFAIVDSENHDSWKYFMSNLKKAVGEVEDLWFVSDKHASITHALETIFSDAYHCACYHHISMNVIAKFKTDHCHVLMYNATYAFRKSEFHAHFNKIKSKDPAIAQYLEDIGSRAYFPGNKYNIMTSNYVESFNNKTRDARSFPITTFVEFIRFTLQSWFCDRRETSKKTTTTLAQTYEKDLVDMERIIQEKKRMRKKNKKMIAYWETKR, from the exons ATGGCGAACAACATAAGAGAAGACATTAATAATGATTATGGCATTGAGCTGTcatatggaaaagcttggagatgTCGAGAGATGGCTCTGGAGTATGTCAGGGGGACACTGGAAGCATCCTACGAAAAGCTACCATCGTACATGTTCATGCTTCAACAGAAAAATATCAGGATGTTGATAGATTTTTTCATTGAGTATGATCGGTTCAAATATTGCTTTTTCTCAGTAGGACTTAGTAAAAGAGAGTTTCGTACATGTTGTCCTGTGTTATGTGTGGACGACACTTTTTTAAAGACAAAATACGGTAGGCAGATGTTATGTCTAGTCGCTTTGGATGCAAATAACCATATGTATTTAATTGCATTTGCTATTGTGGATAGTGAGAATCatgattcttggaagtatttcatgtcaaATCTAAAGAAAGCGGTTGGGGAAGTTGAGGACCTGTGGTTTGTATCTGACAAGCATGCGAGTATTACACATGCCTTGGAAACTATTTTCTCCGATGCCTATCACTGTgcttgctaccaccacattagtatgaatgtgattgctaaattcaagactgaTCATTGTCATGTGTTGATGTATAATGCGACATATGCTTTTAGGAAGTCTGAGTTTCATGCTCACTTcaacaaaatcaaatcaaaagaccCAGCGATCGCTCAGTACCTAGAAGACATAGGGTCCCGAGCTTACTTTCCTGGAAATAA gtacaatataatgacaagcaattacgttgaaagtttcaacaataagACCCGGGACGCAAGGAGCTTTCCGATAACTACATTCGTTGAATTTATTCGCTTCACACTTCAGTCCTGGTTCTGTGATAGGAGAGAAACTAGCAAGAAGACTACTACAACTCTTGCACAGACATACGAGAAAGATTTGGTGGATATG GAACGCAtaattcaagaaaagaaaagaatgcgaaagaaaaacaagaaaatgatTGCATATTGGGAGACTAAGAGATAA